The Antechinus flavipes isolate AdamAnt ecotype Samford, QLD, Australia chromosome 4, AdamAnt_v2, whole genome shotgun sequence genomic interval aacccatttcacagatgggaaaaccGGTGCAGCTGACAAGGCGGGAATGATTCCCCGAGATTACTAAGTCTCTGAGGTGACCCGGACTCGGGCCGGCGGCTGGCGGTCTGGCTGTTTCGTAATCCATGAGATTCCTGGAAAAGCCCAAGGTCCACAAACATCCGGGCTGAGATGACAAAGCTCCGGAGGAACCTGGAGCACGTGCCTGGCACAAGTAAACAGAATTGTTGGAAGAGACAGAGGGACCAGGAACTTCTGTCAGAAGGGCCTCTCTGGCCTCGGCCGTTCCTTGGCTGGGCGACCCTTGACCTCTCTGTGCCAGTCTCCTCgtccataaaatggggacaacagTCGGACCCAACGAGAACATTTTGCAAAGTGTCTCTCAGACTTTCTAAGTCTTGGGAATCCTGACGATGACGCAGCCGTTGGGAGAGCCCAGAGCCTGTCGGGGCAGGGAGACGTCCCGGAACACCGGCCGTCAGCGGGCAATTGGCACGGAGAGCTCCCGGTCCCATCAGAGAACGGGCGCTGGCGCAGGAGGAAGCCGGGCCTCGTGGTCAGACGTAGAGCGGCCGGAACAAGGGGAGGCCGGGGGCGCGAGCGGCTGCTCTGCGCCCAGGACTCCGGCTCCTCACTCTCAACCCGTCCTGCACTGGGCGGTCAAAGGGGTCTTCCTAAAGCCCTGCTATtgttctgtccctccctccccaccccgggAGCTCTAGGAGCGGCTGGGAAGGGAGATCCTGGGATCAAATGTTGGCCCCCACCTTGTGCAGCCCCGACGTCTCGGCTCCTCCCTGCCCTCAGCCTTCGATCAGCTCATTCCTACCCAACAGCGCGGTCCGGCCAGCGGGCTCCTCACTGCTTCTTCTTCCGCCCCCCTCGCCTTCGCCCCGGCCCCCCTCGCCTGGAAAGCTTTCGCTCATGTTGCTCACTCACTCGCTCACCTGTCACTCACTCACTTGCTCACCTGTCACTCACTCACTCGCTCACCtgtcactcactcactcactcacctgtcactcactcactcactcacctGTCACTCACTCCCTGCAAGCTCAACTCGATGCCGGCTTGTCTCCCTTCtcatccctctccccttccttccccctcccctccctcccccctccccctcctcatctgcctccccttccttccccctccccttcctcccccctccccttcctcccccctccccctcttcctttttcctctccccagcCTCCGACCCTCTCCCCGCTTTCCCTGGCCGGGGTCAGAGGCAGTTGGGATTTTcctcagagctgggaggacaagGTCGCTCGGGAAGGCCCGAGAAGCTGAGCCTGGCCTGGGAACAGGGCGCCCTTCGGCCTCCTCCCCCAGCCTCACACGGTCAATCTCGGGAGCCTGCCCTGGTGCTGGGGAAGGGGATCAGAGGCCAAATGCTTCTCGGAGCCTGGCGGGCATCTGTGCCAGGCTGCCAGGGACCCCCCCATTGCTCCCCAGGACCCGCAGCCAGAGGGGCGAGAGCTCCCCGGACTGAGGCAGGTCCACTGGGGGCAGCCCCAGAGCAGGCTCGGCTCGGCCCCATTGTCCGAGGCCGCCAGATCGCAGAGAGGAGTCAGTGCTGTCCAGCGGGAAAAGCCCAGGACCGGGGGGCAAAGGACCTGGTTTTATGGCAATTATCTCACACAATCTTAggtccctcttttttttttttggttcttattCAGTCGTGTGGGACTctctgtggccccatttggggttttgtgggCAGAGGTCCTGGTGTGGGTTGGCggttccttctccagcccatttaacagatgaggaagctgaggcacacGGGGTGACGGGACTTGCTCCGGGTCACAGGGCTGGGAAGGGTCCCCCTGACTCCGGGGCTGGCGCTGTAGCCATTACCCAGCAGCCTCCCCGGGCCTCCCTTACCTTTTATCCCACGGCTGAGCGGGACGTAACATTGTCTGGAACCGAAGCCAGCTCTGTTTTGttcaacattagttcatgtaaatcttttcgagctttttttttttctgaggcaattggggttaagtgacttgcccagggtcacacagccgggAATCCGGCTTTTCTAAAACCAGGCGCCCCTAATTCATAGAACAATGAACTTCCACTTCTttcctattcagccattccccaattcctCAGTCACTTCTTGGTGTTTACCTCCTTACGGTCTAACCCGGGTAGTGCCTCGTATTCAGCAGGTATCCAATTAGTGCTTATTGGATGAATGAGTGGGGGCAGAGGGAGGGTCTCTCGCACCCCCCCCCAGGCCCGTCACCTCTCTTCTCCCGCAGGGATGGGGGCCCGAGGCCTCGCCATGGCCATCCTGCTGGGGCTGGCGGGGGCCGCCCTGGCCTCCAAGAACAGGTCGCGGATCTGCCAGCCGGCCCCGGCCTGGCAGGTGGACGGGGGCGTCTCCCCCATGGAGGAAGCCCTGGGCAACGTGACGGTGGTGGCCCTTCTCAAGGCCAGCTGACACTTCTGCCTCCTGCAGGCTGCCAGGTGATGGGCCGAGGGAGGGTCTCGCGGGGAGGGGGGACAGTGCCAGTCCTGGACTCGGGGGGCCGGAGGTCCCGGCTGGCCCTGGGCACGTCAcgtcatcctgtttgcctcagtttcctcctctgcaaaacgGGCCGGAGGAGGAAATGGCCGGGGATCTGTTAGCAGAGCCAAGGGGCCCGggaggaagaggcaaaggagCCGAACTCCAGGCCCACCCGGGACTCCTCCCCGCGGGTGACATCCGGCCTCCTCATTCCGAGACCGCTCCCCATGTCACCAAATCTCATCGTAGGGAGGGAGCTCGGTGGGAGCAAGAGGGGATGCTCTCCATCGCAGAAACAGGGGGCTGCACCCTCCGAGGGCAGGGGGGTCACCACCCTCAGGGCGGCCCGTCCACTCAGGGACAGCTCTCAGTGGTTGGAAACCCTCCCGGGCCCCCAGGCTCAGTCAGCCAgcgctcccccctccccccccccggcAGCCTCTGCCTTCCCCACCCCAGACCGGCCCTCGGCCCACAGGAAGGCCCTGGGCACGGCGGGAACGGCGCCCCGACTCCGGAGTCTCCTGGCCCCTCCGAGCTGAGCCgcccccagcccccccccccgccaGCCCCCGCACGCCCCTTTCTGCACTTGCCCCTGGCCCGTTCCCAGGCCCAAGCCAACAGTGGCTTTATTCCctgagaggaggggggagggacaaGAGTGGGCCGAGACAGCCGACCCAGAAATGGGCCCTCCCTGGAGAGGGAGCCCTCCCCCAGGCGGGGGCCcctctgcctcccctccccaCGGACTAGCAGCCCCTCAGCATCCCCGGGGTTTTGTCCGCCCTGACACACCTGGGCGGGAACAAGGTGCTGGTCCACTAGGACCACCAGAAATTCCTGGCTACTTCTACTATTCAagaccattttacagaggagggaactgaggctggAGGGAGGAGGCTTTTAGCTCAAGGTCTCAAAGGTGAGCAAAGGCAGGGCTGGGAACAGCCCCCCCTCAGCCGCAGGCCCGGGACCCCGGCTCCCTTATCTCAAGGTCAAGGCCCCGTCGGCGGAGGCTCCGAGGGCccgagggtgggggaaggggccGCCCAAGGCCCCGCTAACGCGGCCCTTTCTCGCCCCCAGGATAGGCAGCCTGCAGGAGCGCCTGGCCCGCGCGGGCGCCGCCGGGGTCCGCTTCCTCATAGTCAACCACAAGTCGGCCGCGGCCCAGGCCCTGCACGGCGAGCTGGAGCTCCAGGCCCCCCGGGGCGTGCCCGTCTACAGCCAGCGGGGGCCCAGGCCCGACATCTGGGGGCTCCTCGGAGGGGCCAAGGACGACTTCCTGGTCTATGACAGGTGGGCCCGGGCCGGGcgctggggaagggggtgggcaGCGCCGCCGTCCCGGAGTCCGGGCCCTGAGCTTCCCAAGGCCCGGGTAGCCCCCCGGGGCCGACCGCCACGCCGGCCCTCCCCCACTTTTCCTGACTTGGCAGAGCGTCCCGGACCCCTAGACTCTGCAGGCGTGAGAGTGGGCGGCGGGCACAGCTCCTGACCTGCTGGGTGGGCACCTGCCCCCTCCATCCAATTCCTTGTAtgaccaggaaactgaggccggagGCCAGGGAGCGGCAGAGGACCCGGGGCCACGGCAGAATCCGTACCCAAGCCCCGAGCCCACCCTGTCTGTCCCCCCAGGTGTGGCCGTCTGACCTTCCACATCCAGCTGCCCTTCAGCGCCCTGAGCTTCCCCTTCGTGGAGGCGGCCGTTCGCTTCAGTCACCAGAAGGATCACTGCGGGAACTGCTCTTTCTACCCCGCCCAGGTGAGACCGAGGGGCCGGGCTCGGGGGGTCTCGGGGGCCTTGGGGCCCAGCAAACGGCCTATTCCATGAGTGGGCAGTGGGCGAGGTCACGGGGGCGAGGTCACGGGGGCCAGGTCACGGGGGCGAGGTCACGGGGGCCAGGTCACGGGGGCGAGGGCGCTGCTCTGCCCTTGTCTGGCCCTCGGGGGGTTCCTGGGTCCTGCgaggttggagggagggagagcggGGCTCCGAGCCCGGCCACGCGGCTTTCAGAGAGGTCCAGGTCTCGCTCTGGGCGGGGCAGACTCGGGACCCCTCGCCACCTCCCTCCTGGAGACCCCACGCGAGCGCAGGCCTCCCCCTGGGCCTTGGGGGCTGTGAAGGCACAGATTTACGCACACGCTCCCAGGCAGGGCAGGAAAAGGTACCCGGTGCCAGTAAGGAAGCCTCCAGGCCCGGGGCTCTCAGAGCTGgtttggccactctgccctggccCAGACCATCTACGCCAGCGGGGGAGCTCGTTCAGAGGCTCCGGGGCATCCGGGGCCGGCCTGGTGCAGAGAGGACTCAGTGGGGACCCCCGGTGGCCCCCCATGCCCGCCCTGGGCAGGGGCCGGGGAGGCTCCTTCCTCTGGGTCCCGGCAGAGGGCAGAGGCCACGGCTCACCAAGGCCAGCCTCGCTCTGGCGCTGAGCAGCTCGCCAGGAAATTCTCTCTGGAAAGCCGGCATGGGGGTGAGCCCCTCCCTCCCCGGGCTGGGCCGAAGCTCCTGCGGATGGGAGGGGGCTCTGGAGTGGCCTGGGGGTCCAGCCCCCAGCCGCAGGCCCACTCCCCCCGGCCCCGGGGCCGCCTTTCAGGCCCCACAGACCCCCCCCCAGCTGGTGAGCGTGTGCCCAGCGGCCATCGGGGTGACATGTTTCTGTCCCGTTTCCTCTCCAGGTGAACGGCACGGACCAGGCCGAGTCGGCAGCCCAGTCCCCCAGCCTGGAAGGAGGGCAGGGGTCCCCGAGCAAGGGGCCCGGCCCCCACCGGCCGACTCTGCCGTCCGGCTCCCCTCCCCCGGCCCAGGCCCGTGGGCCCGACCGCAGCCCCGGCGAGCAGCCGCCTCCCAACCCCCCTCCCCACAGCCTGGAGCTGCTTCCCCACGAGCTGGCCGTCGCTTAACCTCCATGGGGGGCACGGCCGGCCCCCCCCCCGGCTCCCAACCCCGCCCCCCCCCGGCCACTGGCCCATTCTGGAGGGACCACCGAGGTGTCCCTGAGGTCGCGGTCACCATGGGGGTCTGCGTCCATCAAGGCCGGGCCTTGGCAAGCCCCGGACCTCACCcactgccctccctccctccattaaTGACGCCCGCAGTGCAACCCCGAGAAGCGGCCACGGCGGGCTGACGCCACGTAGGGAGGAGGGACGAAGAAGAGTCTGTCATCCACCCCCAGGGGTGACCACAAGCCAGTGGGGGCCCAACCAGTGCCGGGGGCTGGGGAAATGACCAATAAACTCGGCTGCCTGCAGCTCCTCACTGGTCCGCTTGGGGGCTTTCGGGGGCCAGGTGGGACCCCCGCACGTGGGGCCGGGAGGGAGGCAGGGGCCCCGGGACGTGCGAGTGTGTGTACGTGGGCGGTGTGAATGAGAATGCGAGGAGCCGCACCCACAGCAGAATCAGAGGGAGGCCCGAGAATGGGAGGGGGGCTTCCTGGAGGGGGCGGCCCTGGGAGGAGCCCAAGGTCACGGGTGACTCTCCTCCCCTGAGTTGCAGCAGCAGCAGGGCTGGACCCTAACCAGGAGCCCCTTCCGTGACTTTCTGGGGAGAAATAGGTCCTGCCCCTGGATGGGCCCCCTGGGAGTCCCCCACAGCCCCAGGCCTGGCTTCCTCGCCCCAAGCCCTCCCGGGATCGTCCCTCTGGGACAGAAGGCTGGCCAAGAGCTTCGAGTGCCGGGCCCGGGTCTCCCTGCCCACCAAGGGGCTCACACCAAGGGCCGGCTCTCAGCCCTGCTGTCCTTGCTCTGCCCTCAGCCatgggtggggggtggggggaccAGCATGCCGTGATGAGAATGTGGGGGCTCCCAGCAGGAGCAGGAACCCCACAGCAACATCCCTGAAAGCCTCCCCTGGAATGCCTCTAGGgatggggagctcactacctcACCTCCAGAGGCAGCCCAACAGCTGGGGGTCAGCTCTCACTACCAGGAAGCTGATTCTGTATTTCCCCCTCCCAGGGGCTCCCTAGGGCCAAGCAGACAAGGTTAGACCCCTCCTGGGGAGGACCCTTTGAGACCCCTTGAAGGTGGCTCTCAGGGTGACAAAAAGAGACTGGTTTTACACAGAGGATCAGGGTCTGAATCCTGCCTGACTCCTGGGGGCTCCTTCAGGGCCCAGTTTCCTCTTTGCACAATGAGcggaggaggggggaaagggggatcTGAACCTGGGACTTGGAGGCCTCTCCAGGGGCAGCCCCCTGCCCTCGAGCCTGGGATTGGTCCCAGGCCCTAAAAACCCTCCATTTACTTCCTCAACAAGCTTGAGCTCGCCGGCACCACCCTGTGGCCAAACATGCATCCTCAACAAAGGCAAgggaacaggcatttattaagcacctactgtgtaccaggctcTGTCCTGAGCGCTCATGGCCCAGGAAGCAGGTGCTCtgattatccccattctacagataaggaaactgaggtagcagAGGTGGAGGAGCTTGCCTAAGCAGGCCTCCCTGACTCCCAGACCAGCGTAGGGGCCTCCAGGAGGGGCCTTTCCCACAGACTCCCTGGAGGATATCTCCCAGAACCAACCTC includes:
- the LOC127561686 gene encoding selenoprotein Pb-like, coding for MAGDLLAEPRGPGGRGKGAELQAHPGLLPAGDIRPPHSETAPHVTKSHRREGARIGSLQERLARAGAAGVRFLIVNHKSAAAQALHGELELQAPRGVPVYSQRGPRPDIWGLLGGAKDDFLVYDRCGRLTFHIQLPFSALSFPFVEAAVRFSHQKDHCGNCSFYPAQVNGTDQAESAAQSPSLEGGQGSPSKGPGPHRPTLPSGSPPPAQARGPDRSPGEQPPPNPPPHSLELLPHELAVA